The Halostagnicola larsenii XH-48 DNA segment CTCGTCGACATCGAGTTAGAGAGCCTGCCCGACGATCAACGGGTCGTCGTCATCGGCCAGCGTCCATGAGGGAGTCGACTCCGTCTACGAGTGCCGACACCGGCGACCGCGAGCGTCGGGCGTGGGAGTACGGAGCCGACAGAGCGACTGCGGTCACCGCCCGGCACGGTACGACCAATCCCGAGGCGCTCGCCGCGGTGAGTGGCGTCACGGTCGCCGACGACGACTGGTCGGGTCTCGACTCGCTGGTCATTCTCGGCGCATTGGAGGGCAACCGAATCGTCCTCTATCGGGAGCAGATTCGGGCCGTCGCGGCGGCCCACGACGTGCCCAAGTACCAACTGCTCGAGGGCGTCATCGCCCACGAACTCGGCCACTATCACGTCGATACCGACGACCTCACCGACCGGCCGAGTAGATGGTCGCGCCGAATTTCGTCACTGCTTGGGGTTCGGACGGTTCCGAAGGCGGTGCGCGAGGCGGCGGCCAACGGATTCGCGTTCGCACTCCTCGAACGACGATTCGAGGCGTCCCCGCTGTTCGACACGCCGGAACTACTCACGCGCCCGTCGCTTCCGTGACGCTCGGTCCGCGATGCGATCTGGAGTGTTCCGTGAGGGTGTCACCCTTCGCTTGAAGGAAGCAGTCGAGCTAGGGTACGTTGGTGATTTGCCGATACTCGAGTGCATAGTTGAGAGGGGGCGCCAGCAGAGAGTATTTTGACGTGCGGACACGCCGGCGGAGCGACGTGTCCACGCGCGTTTCTCTCCCATGCTGGATTTGCTTGTCCGCCGGTACCGTTTGCGGACGATCGTACGAGGCGATAAGACAGTGATTCCACCGGCTCAAGCACCTGTTCGAGCCTGATCAACGAGATCAACAGGGAGTTTCCGTCGACGAGACTAACGTCGAAGTCGGCGACGAGGAGGTCTACGTCTGGGCGGCGGTCGATTGTGACACGCTGGAAGTGTTCGCTGTCGAGGTGTCTCCTGGCCGATCGGGTTTTACTGCGTTGCTGGTTTCTTCGAGACATGTTGAAACGGTGGCATGGTTGTCCGCTGGTGCGAGCTGACCGCGGTCCCTGGTACGACTGGCAGCTTGAACTGCGCAACCGAGACTCGAAACGCGAACTGTGGGGAAATCGTTGGCTCATCGCAGCTTGATTCGGGATCTTCAGATGCCGAACGAGGTGTCTCTGGCGCCAATTTCCCACCGAGAGCACGGCTGAATCAGCGAGATCGTGGCTTCCAACCTTCGTAGCCTTCCACAATGCGACGATGTAACCTTGACACACCTCATTCCGCATGGCGGAACTATTATGATTCGCCGGGAAGTACCGGGGGTATGCCCGGACCTGACGCGACAAATCCCGTCTCGGCGGTCGAGACCACGGTTTCGATACTCGAGACTATCACGGAACTCGAAGGCGCGTCGCTGACCGAACTCGCCGAGCGACTCGACGTGGCGAAATCCACGATACACCGGCACCTCTCGACGCTCCGACAGGAGGGGTACGTGGTGACGGACGGCGACGAGTACCACGTCAGCCTCCACCTGTTCGACCTGGCGTCGTACAACCGCGAGCGAAATCCACTGTTCCACATCGGGCGCTCGACCGCCGACGAAATCGCAGGTCGGATAGAAGAGCGCGTCTCGCTCGTGGTCGCCGAGCAGGGGCGAGCGGTCAAGTGTTATATCGCCGAGAGCAACCGTTCCATCACGACCGACTCACATCTCGGACTGGCGATGCGTATGCACTGCACGTCGGGCGGGAAGGCGCTACTCTCGCAAATGGACGACAAGCGGGTCGAGGAGATCCTCGACCGAAACGGTCTCGAACGCCTGACCGACAACACCATCACCGACCGTGAGTCGCTGTTCGAGGAACTTCAAGAGGTTCGCAAAACGGGTATCGCGTTCGATAACCAAGAGCGGTTGGCCGGGGTTCGGGGCGTCGCCGCGCCCGTAGTGGACAAGCAGACCGGCGACGTAATCGGCGCGTTCGACATCGCCGGACCCGCTACCAGACTCGAAGGTGAGAAGTACAGCGAGCAGATTCCGAACCTCGTCCAGCGGGCGGCCGACGAAATCGCGGTCAACATCAAGTACTGGCGGACCGAGTGACGGCGGTCTCCTCCATTTCGGAACGTCGCTACGGCGTTTCCATGCCGTCCCACGCGTCGAGTCCAACGGTTCGGAGTGTCTCGCCGTCGCTGAACCCCTCCTCGCGACCCTCGAGGTGACGCGCGAGCTTCGACCGGTACGCCGCAAGCAGGTCTTCGTTGTCGGACGATACCGCCAGATTCGTTTTTTCGCGCCTATCTTCGGCTACGTCGAAGAGGAACTCGTCGCCGGTGTGGGGGTTCCACGCGTACTTGTACTCGTCGTCCACGAGGTATTGGGTCGCGTCCTCGGGCGTCCACGACGGGCCGAGTTCGCCGTGATAGTAGGGCCGCCAGTCGGCGTGGGGGTCTTCGACGAGTGAGAGCAGGCTTCGACCCTCCACGCTCGCAGGCACGTCTACGCCTGCGACGTCTAGAAGCGTCGGCATCACGTCTTCGAGACCCACTGGACGGTCTATCACCCGCTCGGTCGGGTAGTCGCAACCGTCGGGGAACTGCATCAGAAGCGGTACGCGGGCCGAACCCTCGAACGGGAATCCCTTGCGCCAGAGGTGGTGGTCGCCAAGCATCTCGCCGTGGTCCGACGTGTAGACGACCAGCGTGTCATCGAGCACGCCGAACTCGCGCCACATCGCCTCGAACAGCCGCGTTACCTGAAAGTCGATCTGAGTCACGAGTCCGTAGTAGGCCGCCCGCGCCCGGTCGATTTCGTGCGGCGAGAGGTCCGCAATCCACGCGTCGGTCGGCGGGTACGTCGGAATCTCGTCGCCGAACGCGTCGTCCACCCACTCGCCCACCACCGGCGTCGGTAAGTCGCGGTCAGCGTACATCTCCCAGAACGCTCGAGGCGGGTCGAACGGCGGATGGGGACGCTGGTACGACACCGTGAGGAAGAACGGCCGGTCCTCGTCGCGTTCGTCGAGGAATTCGAGTGCCTTGGTCGTGGTCCACGTCGTCGGATGCTCGTGTTCGGGGACGTGCGAGGGTCGGGCGGTCCACGTGTTCGATTCGAGACCGCCGGTGTGTTTGTCGTACGCGCCGCCACTCCGGTCGCGGAGCCACTCGGCGTAGCCGTCGTCGCGGAGCGAGGCACCGACGTGGGTTGGTCCCATGCGCTCGAACCCGACGTGGTTCCCGCGGGGGTGCGAGTGGGTCTTGCCGACGAGGTGAGTCTGGTATCCCGCGTCAGTCAGTTCGCCCGCGAGGGTGTGTTCGAACTCCCACGGGTGGCCGTACCAGTTGGTCGCGCCGGTGGTCGCGGGTGTCTGTCCCGACCAGAGCGACTGGCGCGCGGGAACGCAGATGGGTGCCGGGACGTACGCTCGTGAGAACAGTGCGCCCCGCTCGACCAGATTGTCCAGTTCGGGCGTGTGAACGAACGGGTAGCCCTCGGAATCGGTTGGGCAGTGGGGGTCGGCCCCGATCGCGTCGCCGCGGTGCTGGTCGGCCATAATCAGCAATATATTGGGCTGTGAAGCCATACCGTGGTTCTTTCTCCCCTCGATAAAAGTTGCTTCGGTCGAACGAATCATCGCGGCTCGCACCCACGAATTTGACGATACGGCCCTATTCGCTAAACCACATCCCGTATGACCATTAATTATAATAGGTGGTAGCAGTATTCTCTCTATAGGTCTACACGAAGAGTCGACAGGTGTCGAAGAACCATCGGGTAGATCACGCTACGTTCAACGGTGTTCAAAAAATGGTGAAAAAACGGCAGTTTGAACGGCGTACTGTACTACGAACCATCGGTACCGGACTCGGAGCGACGATGCTCGCTCCATCGGTGAGCGCGGCATCGAGCGATCTCGATGGCGAGCAAACGGATGCCGACTCGGTCACCGACATCGAGTTCGAGTTCCACGGCTTCGCGTTCGACCCGAGCGAGCAGAGCTACTCGCCCGGCGATGAGTTCATCTTCCCGTCCATCATCGAAACGTCGAACCTCTCGGACCCCCTCGGCAAGTACCACCTCTACTGCGCACCCCACGGCACGTCGGAAACCAAAGACGGCGAGACGGTCGGCATCGCACTGTTCTACGCCGACTCGCTCGACGCCGATTCGTGGACCGAGTACGCCGGAAACCCAATCATCGACCCCTCCGACTTCGACGCATCGCACATCTCGTCGCCCCACGCCATCTACACCGACGAGTACGACAAGACGCTCCTCTACTGGCACGGTTCGAACGATACCACGCACTGGTCGTTCTGCCCGGACGGAACCGGGGTGAACTTCGACTACGGCGGTGTCGCGGTCGATACGTCGATGTACGACGGGTCGTCCGAATCGTCGTACGCACGCGTGTACGAGTACGCGATACCGAACCGGGACAACAGCTACACGATGTTCTTCATGGATAACCAGAGCGGAACGCGTCACATTCGGTTGGCGACCTCGCACGATGGAAAGGACTGGACAGTCGATTCCGAACCGGTCATCACACCGCAGTCACAACACGACGGCAACGTCTCCGGGCCGTTCTTCTTCCGGTACGACGGCGGGTACTACCTCGCATTCCACGCGTCGTCGGGCAACATGCACGTCGCCGAGGTCGGCGAGAACCTCGACCGGGCGGACTACCTCGGCGAGTTCACCGTCCCATCCGAGAACGACAGAGACGATCGCGTTTCCACGCCGTTTCTACTCAGGGACGACGCGGGAACGCCGTACATGTACTACACGACGGGCGACCGACTCGACGCCAGAATCGCGTCCCGCCGATTAACGGACAGTGACGATGCAGAGAGTCTGAATCTCTTCGACCCTTCGACGTAGGTCTCCCGCGTCAGTCGTCGCCGAGCAGTCGGAGCTCGCTGATACATTCGAGCAACGCTCGTCCATTGTGATATCCGGCTTTGTACTCGGCCCCCTTCCGGCCGAGGGGTTCGAGCGAGTCGTCGATGCCTGAGTGCCACTCCCCGACGACGTCGTCCACCTGGTGTGTCTCGACAAACTCGAGCGTCTCCTCGAAGACGCGCAGGTAGCGCTCGCCGCCGGTCTGACGGTACATCTTGAGCGCGCTCGTCATGCACTCGGCCTGCACCCACCACGCCTTGATGCGGTTGGTCGCGGGTTCTCCGAGCGGACCGTAGAAGTAGAAGCCGCCGTTCTCGTCGTCGTAGCCGTACTCCAGCGCGTAGTCGAACAACGTCTCGTACAGTTCCTCGAAGAGGCTCAGTCGAACGTCGAGCGCCTCTGCGGCCTCCATCGTGAGCCAGACGTTCTCCAAGTCGTGGCCGTACGACGCGATGCGGAACTCCTCGCGGTCGAGACGGGGGTTCCACGACCGATCGTACTTGTCGGTGCAGGCCCCGGTATCCTTGCGAACCACCGTGTTGGTCAGAATGTGAAGCAGTTCGTGAAGGCGGTCGCCGCTCGAGGCCGACCCGATTGCGGCGTGGAACTCGGTGACCGCTTCGAGGAGGTGAAGGTGGGTATTCATCAGTTTCAGCGTCGGGTCGAGGACGCTGTCGTCGGACTCCTTCTCCGACCAGTCCGGTTCGATGGTTTCGAGGTACGTCTGGCCCGACTCGATGGGCGTCCAGTCGGGGCCGAAATACTCGACGTAGCCGCCATACTCCCGGTCACGAGACACGCTCTCCAGCAGTTTGAAGTGTTCGACCGCGAACTTGCGCGCTCCCTCGTCGCCGGTGGCTCGGTAGTACTCCGACAGCGCGTACAGGCCGAACGACTGGCCGTACAGGTGCTTGTTAGGCTTCGAAACGGTACCATCGCGTTCGACCTCCCAGAAGAAACCACCGTTGTCGTCGTCCCACATTTCGGTCCTGAGGAAGTCGTATCCGAGTTCGGCGGCGTCGAGGTACTCCCCGTCGTCGTAGCCCTCCCGGTGGAGGCGCGCGAACAGCCACACCATCCGGGCCTGCGTGACTATCATTTTCCGGTCGTTACCCGCGAACTCGCCGTCCGCGTCGTAGCTCAGGACGTACCCGCCGTGGGTCTCGTCGAGGCACCGCGGATGCCAGAACTCGAGGACGTTGTCTTCGAGAATCCGCTCCAGTTTTGAGAGATACTCCTCGCTGACCGATAGATCGCTTTCTACCATGGTGGCTACCGAAAGACGCTCATCATAATACTTAAATTTTCGGCTCTGTATCACGGCGGTGTTCAGATATCAGATCGAGGAAATTCCATTAAATAGCATTTCGGTTGTGGTCGTAGTCCGGAACGATAATCTCATTAGAACTTTTTACTCGAACATTCACTGAGGTTGCGAAACATTCGTCTCTATCGAGAAACTGCAAGACACCTTGACGATATTGTGGGGGAAGAAGGTGACACAGTGACTGAAAGGAGCAACAGTGTCTAAAGACGGAAGTTACACAGACTAAGGGTGGAGAATAGTATGACATATAGTGACATGTAACTAACTGTTTGTTCGATTAGCCTATCAGTGTAGTGTCGCTCGAGAACACTGCCACTAATATTCAGTACTCTAAGAGAGGATATTAGAGAGATAAGATAAATAGTGCGAAGGATTGCACATAGATTGTCCATCACTGAATGTCGTACTACGTAGCTAGTTCAGTCTGCATGAAACCATTTTGTACGCTATTGCTGCTAATAACCGTTGTATCGGCTTCTGTCCTCCACATTGTCGAAAGCATCTTACAATTCCTCACCAGAGATCTTGTCAAGATAATCCACTACGTTCGAGAACACTATTTGAGCAGAAAATTCTAACGGTTACTATCACCTCTCTGAATGAGGTGGCTTTACATCATTCCGAACCAACGTGTGCGTATGGTGCTCGGAACCGACCTCGAAGAGGCTGCACAGTCACGCAACGACCTTCCAACAGCTGGCGATGTTTATGACACAGACGAACCGATCCCGCTCACAGAGATGTTCGACGATAGATTCGTCGGTGACCGAACCGAGTTCGATTCGTTCGACGAACTGGTCGCAGCCAGCCCGAGCGATGCCGACAGTGCCGACGCTTTCGAGAAGGTTGGTCACGGTGAGTGGGACGAGTTCGTTTCCAAAACAACCGAGTTCGCAAACGGTGAGGAGTTCGTCATGGCCGCTCGAGATCACTGGGTCGCAAAACGCCTCGAGCTAGTCTGAGACGATTCCGTCGAGTTACCGCATAAATTCGGATGGGGGAACAACCCGCAGTAAGCCGATATCAGTAGTTTCCGGTTGAGACGATCGGCGGCGAGCCGTGCGGGCCGTAGGGAGCGTCGTCGAGCCACTCGCCCGCCGCTTCGAAATGATCCGCCAGCGACGCGGCCGCCTCCTTGCGAAGGACCGTCACCGGATCTTCTCCCTGCAGGTATTCGAGGGCCTGTCCTGCGGCGTTGAGGTTGTACTCGGCGGCTGTCTCGCGTCGTGCCGCGTAGAGTTCGATTTCATCGCGAGCGACTGCGTCGGTGCGCGCGCCGAGGGCGACGGCGATGGCCGAGGCCGCTTCGTCGGCGTCGGCGATCCCCGAGTTCATGCCGCGGGCACCGAACGGGGCCAGCAGGTGGGCGGCTTCGCCGGCCAACAGCACCCGGCGGTGGTCGTCGACGAAGGTGTCGGCCATCACTTGCAGGAAGTAGTACGTCGAGACCCACTTGAGGTTGTCCACGTACTCTTCGCCCATCACGTCGCGGATGAACTCCTGCATCCGCTCGTCGCTTTTGAGTTCCTCCGGATCGTCGCCCTCGAGACACTGGATGTCGAGTCGCCAGCCGCCGGTAAAGGGGACGAGCAGGACGTTCCGGCCGTCGGTTTCGGGCGCGTCGTAGTGGAACAACCGCTCGAGGTCGGCTTCGGCGTGGCCGCCCTCCTCTTCGATATCGGCGATGAGGAAGGCGTTCTCGGACTGGTCACCCTCGAAGTTCGCGCCGATTTCGTTGCGGACGGTCGAGCCGCCGCCGTCGGCTCCGATGAGGTACTCGGTCCGCCACTCGCTGCCGTCGGCCGTCTCGACGCGAACGCCGTCGGCCGACGACTCGACGGTTTCGACCGCCGAATCCCAGTGGATGTCGACGCCCACCTCCTCGAGGGCGTCGTGCATGTAGGCCTCGGTGACGACCTGGGGAACACTGGTGAAGGGGGGAATGTCCCATTTACTGCCGGGCGAGTCGTACGTTCTATTAAAGGCTTCTTTGCCGCGATAGAGCGTTCGACGGGTCGGCCAGACGAGTCCTTCGTCGACTAAATCCGCTGCGATACCAGGATGTATGCGATCGAGCGTTCGAAGGGTGCTCCCGTGGACGTAGATGGCGCGACTCCCGTCTCTGTCCCGGTCGGCCGACTCGGCCTCGAGAATCGCGGTGTCGATTCCCCGTGCGTGTAGTGCCAGCGCGGCGCTCATCCCGACCGGCCCGGCCCCCGCGATCAGCACTGGCTTATCGTTTTCCTTGGTAGTCATTATCTGTACTGCTACGTAGTCTCAAATGATTCATAGTGTTTACGATAGCCGGATTCACTATCCTTCTCGGTGGATTCGAACCGCAAAGCAGTGGATAGCATCCCTCTCTTCAGATTCTCGAGCGAGAGCGTAACAGGTCGCAACGAAGGGCTTTTCACTGCCTGGACGCGTAGGCAGTACAAAGACTGACTGGCTGGCCAGTTATCTCAGGAAACGAATGAAAGAAACAACTGACGAACTCATGGATGCGACCTATGCGGCGCTTTGTAAGCACGGGTATGCATCGCTTCGAATGCAGGATATCGCGGACGAGTCCTCGAAGAGTAAAGCCACGCTACACTACTATTACGATAGCAAACAGGACCTCCTCTACGCGCTACTCGATTATTTGCAGGAATCGTTCGCCGATCGGATCGAGACGCTAGAGGGGGACACAGCCGCTGATCAACTCGTCGCACTCATCGAGACGTATCTCACCCCTATGAACGAAGACTCCATGCAGGAGTTCCGGACAGCACTGCTCGAGATCAAGGCCCAATGTCCGTACGACGAGCAGTTCCGAACCGAACTGGACGACTTTGACCGAATTCTTCACGATCGGTTTCAGTCGATCCTCGAAGCAGGACAAGAAACGGGCGTCTTCCGTGACGACTTCGATCCCGATCGGA contains these protein-coding regions:
- a CDS encoding sulfatase-like hydrolase/transferase, translated to MASQPNILLIMADQHRGDAIGADPHCPTDSEGYPFVHTPELDNLVERGALFSRAYVPAPICVPARQSLWSGQTPATTGATNWYGHPWEFEHTLAGELTDAGYQTHLVGKTHSHPRGNHVGFERMGPTHVGASLRDDGYAEWLRDRSGGAYDKHTGGLESNTWTARPSHVPEHEHPTTWTTTKALEFLDERDEDRPFFLTVSYQRPHPPFDPPRAFWEMYADRDLPTPVVGEWVDDAFGDEIPTYPPTDAWIADLSPHEIDRARAAYYGLVTQIDFQVTRLFEAMWREFGVLDDTLVVYTSDHGEMLGDHHLWRKGFPFEGSARVPLLMQFPDGCDYPTERVIDRPVGLEDVMPTLLDVAGVDVPASVEGRSLLSLVEDPHADWRPYYHGELGPSWTPEDATQYLVDDEYKYAWNPHTGDEFLFDVAEDRREKTNLAVSSDNEDLLAAYRSKLARHLEGREEGFSDGETLRTVGLDAWDGMETP
- a CDS encoding IclR family transcriptional regulator, encoding MPGPDATNPVSAVETTVSILETITELEGASLTELAERLDVAKSTIHRHLSTLRQEGYVVTDGDEYHVSLHLFDLASYNRERNPLFHIGRSTADEIAGRIEERVSLVVAEQGRAVKCYIAESNRSITTDSHLGLAMRMHCTSGGKALLSQMDDKRVEEILDRNGLERLTDNTITDRESLFEELQEVRKTGIAFDNQERLAGVRGVAAPVVDKQTGDVIGAFDIAGPATRLEGEKYSEQIPNLVQRAADEIAVNIKYWRTE
- a CDS encoding AGE family epimerase/isomerase; this encodes MVESDLSVSEEYLSKLERILEDNVLEFWHPRCLDETHGGYVLSYDADGEFAGNDRKMIVTQARMVWLFARLHREGYDDGEYLDAAELGYDFLRTEMWDDDNGGFFWEVERDGTVSKPNKHLYGQSFGLYALSEYYRATGDEGARKFAVEHFKLLESVSRDREYGGYVEYFGPDWTPIESGQTYLETIEPDWSEKESDDSVLDPTLKLMNTHLHLLEAVTEFHAAIGSASSGDRLHELLHILTNTVVRKDTGACTDKYDRSWNPRLDREEFRIASYGHDLENVWLTMEAAEALDVRLSLFEELYETLFDYALEYGYDDENGGFYFYGPLGEPATNRIKAWWVQAECMTSALKMYRQTGGERYLRVFEETLEFVETHQVDDVVGEWHSGIDDSLEPLGRKGAEYKAGYHNGRALLECISELRLLGDD
- a CDS encoding TetR/AcrR family transcriptional regulator; translation: MKETTDELMDATYAALCKHGYASLRMQDIADESSKSKATLHYYYDSKQDLLYALLDYLQESFADRIETLEGDTAADQLVALIETYLTPMNEDSMQEFRTALLEIKAQCPYDEQFRTELDDFDRILHDRFQSILEAGQETGVFRDDFDPDRTADFIVTILNGVQTRHVAVGHPLEQTRETLETYITEHLLAPDRAEVSLE
- a CDS encoding FAD-dependent monooxygenase codes for the protein MTTKENDKPVLIAGAGPVGMSAALALHARGIDTAILEAESADRDRDGSRAIYVHGSTLRTLDRIHPGIAADLVDEGLVWPTRRTLYRGKEAFNRTYDSPGSKWDIPPFTSVPQVVTEAYMHDALEEVGVDIHWDSAVETVESSADGVRVETADGSEWRTEYLIGADGGGSTVRNEIGANFEGDQSENAFLIADIEEEGGHAEADLERLFHYDAPETDGRNVLLVPFTGGWRLDIQCLEGDDPEELKSDERMQEFIRDVMGEEYVDNLKWVSTYYFLQVMADTFVDDHRRVLLAGEAAHLLAPFGARGMNSGIADADEAASAIAVALGARTDAVARDEIELYAARRETAAEYNLNAAGQALEYLQGEDPVTVLRKEAAASLADHFEAAGEWLDDAPYGPHGSPPIVSTGNY